In a single window of the Saccharothrix australiensis genome:
- a CDS encoding SelB C-terminal domain-containing protein: protein MRVIATAGHVDHGKSTLIRRLTGMEPDRLAEERARGLTIDLGFAWTTLPGGPVAFVDVPGHERFTTTMLAGVGPVPAVLFVVAADEGWMPQSTEHLAALDGLGVRHGLLVVTRADLADAAPALAEARARLAATSLRGAPALVVSGRTGEGLDALRAGLDAVARSLPEPDPAADVRLWVDRSFTVAGAGTVVTGTLGAGTIEVGDELEVAGRRVPVRGLQALGEPARRVTGVARVAVNLRGVPRELVRRGDALLTVGAWRSTGELDVRVTAADLPTRLVLHVGSAAVPVHVRPLGADTARLVPARPLPLRAGDRGLLRDPGRRRIAAGVLVLDPRPPALTRRGAARRRGADLAGDPAVAHLRSRGLVEAGELRSLGFGDVGVPVGRWRFDPDHWAGLARRAAEAVADWRGGHPLAAGMPVDALGDRLGVPRDVVGQVAGRAGLRVVDGHVPAPPALPAAVDRAVAAVEADLARSPFRAPDADRLAELGLRTRELAAAVRVGRLIRVTDGVVLAPDAPQRAARVLAGLPGPFTVGEAKAALGTTRRVAVPLLELLDSLGLTRRLPGDTRVIP from the coding sequence ATGCGGGTGATCGCCACCGCCGGCCACGTCGACCACGGCAAGTCCACCCTGATCCGGCGGCTGACCGGGATGGAGCCGGACCGCCTGGCCGAGGAGCGCGCCCGCGGCCTGACCATCGACCTGGGTTTCGCCTGGACGACGCTGCCCGGCGGACCGGTGGCGTTCGTCGACGTGCCCGGCCACGAGCGCTTCACCACCACCATGCTGGCGGGCGTCGGACCGGTGCCCGCCGTGCTGTTCGTGGTCGCGGCCGACGAGGGCTGGATGCCGCAGTCCACCGAGCACCTGGCCGCCCTGGACGGCCTCGGCGTGCGGCACGGCCTGCTCGTGGTGACGCGGGCCGACCTCGCCGACGCCGCGCCCGCGCTGGCCGAGGCCCGCGCGCGGCTGGCCGCCACGTCGCTGCGCGGCGCGCCGGCGCTGGTGGTCAGCGGGCGCACCGGCGAGGGCCTGGACGCGTTGCGCGCTGGGCTGGACGCGGTGGCGCGCTCGCTGCCCGAGCCCGACCCGGCGGCCGACGTGCGGCTGTGGGTGGACCGGTCGTTCACCGTGGCCGGCGCGGGCACGGTCGTCACCGGCACGCTCGGCGCGGGGACCATCGAGGTCGGTGACGAGCTGGAGGTGGCGGGCAGGCGCGTGCCGGTGCGCGGGTTGCAGGCCCTCGGCGAGCCGGCGCGCCGGGTCACCGGCGTCGCGCGCGTCGCGGTCAACCTGCGCGGCGTGCCGCGCGAGCTGGTCCGGCGCGGCGACGCGCTGCTCACCGTCGGCGCGTGGCGGTCGACCGGCGAGCTGGACGTCCGGGTGACCGCCGCGGACCTGCCCACCCGGCTCGTGCTGCACGTCGGTTCGGCGGCGGTCCCCGTGCACGTCCGGCCGCTGGGCGCGGACACCGCCCGGCTGGTGCCGGCCCGCCCGCTGCCGCTGCGCGCGGGGGACCGGGGCCTGCTGCGCGACCCCGGCCGCCGCCGGATCGCCGCCGGCGTCCTGGTGCTCGACCCGCGCCCGCCCGCGCTGACCCGCCGGGGCGCGGCGCGGCGGCGCGGCGCGGACCTGGCGGGCGACCCGGCGGTCGCCCACCTGCGCTCGCGCGGCCTGGTCGAGGCAGGCGAGCTGCGGTCGCTCGGCTTCGGCGACGTCGGCGTGCCGGTGGGGCGGTGGCGGTTCGACCCGGACCACTGGGCCGGGCTGGCCCGGCGGGCGGCCGAGGCGGTCGCCGACTGGCGGGGCGGGCACCCGCTGGCCGCCGGGATGCCGGTGGACGCCCTCGGCGACCGCCTCGGGGTGCCGCGCGACGTCGTCGGGCAGGTGGCCGGGCGGGCGGGGCTGCGCGTGGTCGACGGGCACGTGCCCGCGCCGCCCGCGCTGCCCGCCGCGGTGGACCGCGCGGTCGCGGCCGTGGAGGCCGACCTGGCGCGGTCGCCGTTCCGCGCGCCGGACGCGGACCGGCTGGCGGAACTCGGGCTGCGGACTCGGGAACTCGCGGCGGCCGTGCGGGTCGGCAGGCTGATCCGCGTGACCGACGGCGTGGTGCTCGCACCCGACGCGCCCCAGCGGGCCGCGCGGGTGCTGGCCGGGTTGCCCGGACCGTTCACGGTGGGCGAGGCCAAGGCGGCGCTGGGCACCACGCGGCGGGTCGCGGTGCCGCTGCTGGAACTGCTCGACTCGCTCGGCCTGACGAGGCGGCTGCCCGGCGACACCCGCGTCATCCCGTGA
- the selA gene encoding L-seryl-tRNA(Sec) selenium transferase, with protein MTDARRAIPRTDLVLADPRLAPAVAALGRSLVKDVVVRAQQRAREGLVAPAGVVDAVLAALPARASSLRPVINATGVVVHTNLGRAPLSEAAAAAVADATGWTDVEFDLRTGKRARRGRGALTALAAAVPAAGDVHVVNNNAAALLLCALVLAPGREIVISRGELVEIGDGFRIPDLLTSAGSRLREVGTTNRTHPRDYAEAIGPETGFVLRVHPSNFRVTGFAGTPDDAELAGLGVPLVVDVGSGLLAPHPLLPDEPDATSALRAGAAVVTASGDKLLGGPQAGLLLGAAELVHRLRRHPAARALRVDKLTLAALEATLLGPPPPVARALAADVADLRARAGELAGRLVAAGVDAVAVPSAAAVGGGGAPGVELPSAAVSLPERWASALRAGRPPVVGRVERGRCLLDLRTVDPADDGPLREAVLRCG; from the coding sequence GTGACCGACGCCCGGCGCGCGATACCCCGCACCGACCTGGTGCTGGCCGACCCGAGGCTCGCGCCTGCCGTGGCGGCGCTGGGCCGGTCCCTGGTCAAGGACGTCGTCGTCCGGGCGCAGCAGCGGGCGCGGGAGGGGCTCGTCGCGCCCGCCGGCGTGGTGGACGCCGTGCTCGCCGCGCTGCCGGCGCGGGCGTCCTCGCTGCGGCCGGTGATCAACGCGACCGGGGTCGTCGTGCACACCAACCTCGGCCGCGCGCCCCTGTCGGAGGCCGCCGCGGCGGCCGTCGCGGACGCCACCGGCTGGACGGACGTCGAGTTCGACCTGCGCACCGGCAAGCGGGCCCGGCGCGGGCGCGGCGCGCTGACCGCCCTGGCCGCCGCGGTGCCGGCCGCGGGCGACGTGCACGTGGTCAACAACAACGCCGCCGCGCTCCTGCTGTGCGCGCTGGTGCTGGCGCCCGGCCGCGAGATCGTGATCAGCCGGGGCGAGCTGGTGGAGATCGGCGACGGGTTCCGCATACCCGACCTGCTGACCTCGGCGGGCTCGCGGCTGCGCGAGGTGGGCACGACCAACCGCACCCACCCGCGCGACTACGCCGAGGCGATCGGCCCGGAGACCGGGTTCGTGCTGCGCGTGCACCCGTCGAACTTCCGCGTCACCGGCTTCGCCGGCACGCCGGACGACGCCGAGCTGGCCGGCCTCGGCGTGCCGCTCGTGGTCGACGTCGGGTCCGGGCTGCTCGCGCCCCACCCGCTGCTGCCCGACGAGCCGGACGCGACGAGCGCCCTGCGCGCCGGGGCCGCCGTGGTCACGGCCAGCGGCGACAAGCTGCTCGGCGGACCGCAGGCCGGGCTGCTGCTCGGTGCCGCCGAGCTGGTGCACCGGCTGCGCCGCCACCCGGCGGCCCGCGCGCTGCGCGTCGACAAGCTGACCCTCGCCGCCCTGGAGGCCACCCTGCTCGGCCCGCCGCCGCCCGTGGCGCGTGCGCTGGCCGCCGACGTGGCCGACCTGCGCGCTCGTGCCGGGGAACTGGCCGGGCGGCTGGTCGCCGCCGGCGTCGACGCCGTCGCCGTGCCGAGCGCGGCGGCGGTCGGCGGTGGTGGCGCGCCCGGCGTGGAGCTGCCCAGCGCGGCGGTCAGCCTGCCCGAGCGGTGGGCGTCCGCCCTGCGCGCCGGGCGTCCGCCGGTCGTGGGCCGGGTCGAGCGCGGGCGCTGCCTGCTCGACCTGCGCACCGTGGACCCGGCGGACGACGGCCCGCTGCGGGAGGCCGTCCTGCGATGCGGGTGA
- the selD gene encoding selenide, water dikinase SelD, protein MTTLAGHRLTQHARGGGCACKIPPGELEEVVRGLTAAPPPDPLGELVVGLDAGDDAAVVRVRGGLALIATTDFFTPVVDDPFDWGRIAAANALSDVYAMGGEPVVAVNLLAWPRGVLPLELATEVLRGGQAVCAEAGAHLAGGHSVDDAEPKYGLAVTGVGDPDRLLRNDAGRAGTPLSLTKPLGVGVLNSRHKATGEVFPAAVATMTALNRDASRAALAAAASCATDVTGFGLLGHLYKLARASGVTAVVDAAAVPYLDGAREALRDGYVSGGTRRNLDWVRPHSDLAAVPEDEALLLADAQTSGGLLVAGEVPGAPVIGELVPRGEHTLVVR, encoded by the coding sequence GTGACGACCCTCGCCGGACACCGGTTGACCCAGCACGCCCGCGGCGGCGGCTGCGCCTGCAAGATCCCTCCCGGCGAGCTGGAGGAGGTGGTGCGCGGCCTGACCGCCGCGCCGCCGCCGGACCCGCTCGGCGAGCTGGTCGTCGGCCTCGACGCGGGCGACGACGCGGCCGTGGTGCGCGTGCGCGGCGGCCTCGCGCTGATCGCCACCACCGACTTCTTCACGCCCGTCGTGGACGACCCGTTCGACTGGGGTCGCATCGCGGCGGCCAACGCCCTGTCCGACGTCTACGCGATGGGCGGCGAGCCCGTGGTGGCGGTGAACCTGCTCGCGTGGCCGCGCGGGGTGCTGCCGCTCGAACTGGCGACCGAGGTGCTGCGCGGCGGGCAGGCGGTGTGCGCGGAAGCGGGCGCGCACCTCGCCGGCGGGCACAGCGTCGACGACGCCGAGCCCAAGTACGGGCTGGCCGTGACCGGCGTGGGCGACCCGGACCGCCTGCTGCGCAACGACGCCGGCCGGGCGGGCACGCCGTTGTCGCTGACCAAGCCGCTGGGCGTGGGCGTGCTCAACAGCAGGCACAAGGCGACCGGCGAGGTGTTCCCGGCGGCGGTGGCGACGATGACCGCGCTCAACCGGGACGCGTCGCGCGCGGCGCTCGCGGCGGCTGCCTCGTGCGCGACCGACGTGACCGGTTTCGGGCTGCTCGGGCACCTGTACAAGCTGGCGCGGGCGAGCGGCGTGACGGCGGTCGTGGACGCCGCGGCGGTGCCGTACCTGGACGGGGCGCGGGAGGCGCTGCGGGACGGCTACGTCAGCGGCGGGACGCGGCGCAACCTCGACTGGGTGCGCCCGCACAGCGACCTCGCGGCGGTGCCGGAGGACGAGGCGCTGCTGCTGGCCGACGCCCAGACCTCGGGCGGGCTGCTCGTGGCGGGCGAGGTCCCCGGCGCACCGGTGATCGGCGAACTGGTGCCGCGCGGCGAGCACACCCTCGTCGTGCGCTGA
- a CDS encoding cation:proton antiporter gives MLEVVAVSVLALVVIAAAAALAPKAGLPAPLVLVLVGITVAVAPVLEDVEVDPEWILQGLLPPLLYASAVSMPAMNFRREFRAISGLSVLLVVASALVLGALFSWLAPGVGFVWGVALGAIVSPTDAVATSIIKRTGIPHRALVILDGESLLNDATALVLLRTAVVATAAGFSFWGAVGTFAYAIVVAVVVGGVVGWANLAVRRRVPDATVNTILSFTVPFVAAVPAELLGSSGLVAAVVAGLITGSRAPRVLPPRHRMSDAQNWASVELVLEGVVFLAMGLQLSTILSEVQRERTGLGTAIWIAVGALVVVLLVRAAYVAPLLWALRRRAARGQALQPRIAAVGRRLEAGEPVLRRHTHATPRDLQRFATRVRRSLADIDYLLRQPLGVREGVVVVWAGMRGAVTVAAAQTLPEDTPHRPLLVFVAFTVATASLLVQGGTVGFLVERLFPPGPPDETDRAEQDAERRQIRALLDEAARTTPRRAGSSDDEHHLAVLNAQRAALLDTRDEGTFDAETLSAALRDLDARQITLELRATPTT, from the coding sequence GTGCTGGAGGTCGTCGCCGTCTCGGTCCTGGCGCTCGTGGTCATCGCCGCCGCCGCGGCGCTCGCGCCGAAGGCGGGTCTCCCCGCCCCGCTCGTCCTCGTGCTGGTGGGCATCACCGTCGCGGTGGCCCCGGTGCTCGAGGACGTCGAGGTCGACCCGGAGTGGATCCTCCAGGGCCTGCTGCCGCCGCTGCTCTACGCCTCCGCGGTGTCCATGCCCGCCATGAACTTCCGCCGCGAGTTCCGCGCCATCAGCGGCCTGTCCGTCCTGCTGGTCGTGGCGAGCGCGCTCGTGCTGGGCGCGCTGTTCTCGTGGCTCGCGCCCGGCGTCGGGTTCGTCTGGGGCGTCGCGCTCGGGGCGATCGTCAGCCCCACCGACGCGGTCGCGACCTCGATCATCAAGCGCACGGGCATCCCGCACCGCGCCCTGGTGATCCTCGACGGCGAGAGCCTGCTCAACGACGCCACCGCCCTGGTGCTGCTGCGCACCGCGGTCGTCGCCACGGCGGCCGGGTTCTCCTTCTGGGGCGCGGTGGGCACCTTCGCGTACGCGATCGTGGTCGCGGTCGTCGTCGGCGGCGTCGTCGGGTGGGCGAACCTGGCGGTCCGCCGCCGCGTGCCGGACGCGACGGTGAACACGATCCTGTCGTTCACCGTGCCGTTCGTGGCGGCGGTCCCGGCCGAGCTGCTGGGCAGCTCCGGCCTCGTCGCCGCCGTCGTGGCGGGGCTGATCACCGGTTCGCGCGCGCCACGCGTGCTGCCGCCGCGACACCGGATGTCGGACGCGCAGAACTGGGCGAGCGTCGAACTGGTCCTGGAAGGCGTGGTGTTCCTCGCGATGGGGCTCCAGCTGTCCACCATCCTGAGCGAGGTGCAGCGCGAGCGCACCGGCCTCGGCACGGCGATCTGGATCGCGGTGGGCGCGCTCGTGGTGGTGCTGCTGGTGCGCGCGGCCTACGTGGCGCCCCTGCTGTGGGCGCTGCGACGGCGCGCGGCGCGCGGGCAGGCGCTCCAGCCGCGCATCGCCGCCGTGGGCAGACGCCTGGAAGCCGGTGAACCGGTACTGCGCCGGCACACCCACGCCACCCCGCGCGACCTGCAACGGTTCGCCACGCGGGTGCGCCGCTCCCTCGCCGACATCGACTACCTGCTGCGCCAGCCGCTGGGCGTCCGGGAGGGTGTGGTGGTGGTGTGGGCGGGGATGCGCGGCGCGGTCACCGTCGCCGCCGCGCAGACCCTGCCGGAGGACACGCCGCACCGCCCCCTGCTCGTCTTCGTGGCGTTCACCGTGGCCACCGCGTCGTTGCTGGTGCAGGGCGGCACGGTCGGTTTCCTGGTCGAACGGCTGTTCCCGCCAGGTCCGCCCGACGAGACCGACCGCGCCGAACAGGACGCCGAACGGCGACAGATCCGGGCACTGCTCGACGAGGCGGCCCGCACCACCCCACGCCGAGCGGGCTCGTCCGACGACGAGCACCACCTAGCGGTACTCAACGCACAACGCGCGGCACTCCTGGACACCCGCGACGAGGGAACGTTCGACGCGGAAACCCTATCCGCCGCACTACGCGACCTGGACGCCCGACAAATAACCCTGGAACTACGCGCCACCCCCACCACATAA
- a CDS encoding MFS transporter: MHKIDERHGVRAWSALAALALATFTVVTSEMLPVGLLTPIAGALDVTEGAAGLSLTVTGLVAAVSAPLLVPLFGATDRRAVLAALMAVLALGNALAAWSPSFAVLVVARVLVGLGVGGVWSLAGGLAARLAPPGAVGPATSLVFSGVAVASVLGVPTGTHLGEVVGWRASFALAGGLALAVLVALVFALPRLPAGGRLRLGDTFRLVGHPPVRAGLVVVVLLVVGHFAAYTYVRPVLEEVSGATPGTIAALLLAYGVAGVVGNFAGGAGAARSPRATLLVVSGVLAAAMALVPLVGTSVPVASVLLVVWGLAYGAVSVSTQTWLLNAAPHAHEPASALFSGVFNGAIALGAFGGGLVVDGLGLTAVMWLGACCVGLAATSSRRLGRPVVGPSRLISRRSKSVIDGK, from the coding sequence ATGCACAAGATCGACGAACGGCACGGCGTGCGCGCGTGGTCCGCCCTGGCGGCGCTGGCGTTGGCGACCTTCACCGTGGTCACCTCCGAGATGCTGCCCGTGGGCCTGTTGACCCCCATCGCCGGAGCCCTGGACGTGACGGAGGGCGCCGCCGGGCTGAGCCTCACGGTGACCGGTCTCGTCGCGGCGGTGTCGGCGCCGCTGCTGGTGCCGCTGTTCGGCGCGACCGACCGGCGGGCGGTGCTGGCCGCGCTGATGGCGGTCCTCGCGCTGGGCAACGCGCTGGCGGCGTGGTCGCCCTCGTTCGCCGTGCTGGTGGTCGCGCGGGTGCTGGTCGGGCTGGGCGTGGGCGGGGTGTGGTCCCTCGCCGGGGGACTGGCCGCGCGCCTCGCGCCGCCGGGCGCGGTGGGGCCGGCGACGTCGCTGGTGTTCAGCGGTGTCGCCGTGGCGTCCGTGCTGGGCGTGCCGACGGGCACCCACCTCGGTGAGGTCGTGGGGTGGCGGGCGTCGTTCGCGCTCGCGGGCGGGTTGGCGCTGGCCGTGCTGGTCGCGCTGGTGTTCGCGCTGCCCCGGCTGCCCGCGGGCGGGCGGCTGCGGCTGGGCGACACGTTCCGGCTGGTGGGCCACCCGCCGGTGCGGGCCGGGCTCGTCGTGGTGGTCCTGCTGGTCGTCGGGCACTTCGCCGCCTACACCTACGTGCGGCCGGTGCTGGAGGAGGTGTCCGGCGCCACGCCGGGCACCATCGCGGCGCTGCTGCTCGCCTACGGGGTGGCGGGTGTCGTGGGCAACTTCGCCGGCGGCGCGGGTGCGGCCCGCTCACCCCGGGCGACGCTCCTGGTGGTCAGCGGCGTGCTCGCGGCGGCGATGGCGCTGGTGCCGCTGGTGGGCACGTCGGTACCGGTCGCGTCGGTGCTGCTGGTGGTGTGGGGACTGGCCTACGGCGCGGTCTCGGTGAGCACGCAGACCTGGCTGCTCAACGCCGCGCCGCACGCCCACGAGCCGGCCTCCGCGCTGTTCTCGGGGGTGTTCAACGGGGCGATCGCGCTGGGCGCGTTCGGGGGCGGCCTGGTGGTCGACGGGCTCGGGCTCACCGCGGTGATGTGGCTGGGGGCGTGCTGTGTTGGATTGGCCGCGACTTCGTCGCGGCGGCTCGGCCGCCCTGTGGTCGGGCCGTCGCGCCTGATTTCCCGTCGATCGAAAAGCGTGATCGACGGAAAATGA
- a CDS encoding LysR family transcriptional regulator, with amino-acid sequence MSGLELRELEAFLALAEELHFGRAGRRLYVSQSRVSQLLRSLEHRVGAPLVERTSRRVRLTPLGERFLADLGPAYAALHRAVDEVRAAARGVGGSLRVGFQGAVDGHLADALTLFGDRHPDCAVDLVEIPLSDPFGALRRREVDTAVVLLPVREPDLVVGPVFSRHDHTLAVAARHPFAARESVNAEELAECRVIGIHQDAPRYWRAVHAPTRTPAGRPVPAGPAVHTLQEGLSLVAADRGAMLLCRATAAHHRHRSSVAFVPVTGLPVSELGLVRHRDDTRPPVRAFARAVVETLPEETDNALTG; translated from the coding sequence GTGAGCGGTCTGGAGCTGCGGGAGCTGGAGGCGTTCCTCGCGCTCGCCGAGGAGCTGCACTTCGGGCGGGCGGGTCGGCGGCTGTACGTGTCGCAGAGCCGCGTCAGCCAACTGCTGCGGTCGCTGGAGCACCGCGTCGGCGCGCCGCTGGTCGAGCGGACCAGCCGCCGCGTCCGGCTGACCCCGCTCGGTGAGCGCTTCCTCGCCGACCTCGGACCCGCCTACGCGGCGCTGCACCGGGCGGTGGACGAGGTCCGCGCGGCGGCGCGCGGTGTCGGCGGGTCGCTGCGGGTCGGGTTCCAGGGCGCGGTCGACGGCCACCTCGCGGACGCGCTCACGCTGTTCGGCGACCGGCACCCGGACTGCGCCGTCGACCTGGTGGAGATCCCGCTGTCCGACCCGTTCGGCGCGCTGCGCAGGCGGGAGGTGGACACGGCGGTCGTGCTGCTGCCGGTGCGGGAGCCGGACCTGGTGGTGGGCCCGGTGTTCTCGCGGCACGACCACACCCTGGCGGTGGCGGCCCGACACCCGTTCGCCGCGCGGGAGTCGGTGAACGCCGAGGAGCTCGCCGAGTGCAGGGTCATCGGCATCCACCAGGACGCGCCCCGGTACTGGCGCGCCGTGCACGCGCCGACCCGCACGCCCGCCGGCCGTCCGGTGCCGGCCGGACCCGCCGTGCACACCCTCCAGGAGGGCCTGAGCCTCGTCGCGGCGGACCGGGGCGCGATGCTGCTGTGCCGGGCGACGGCCGCGCACCACCGGCACCGCAGCTCGGTGGCGTTCGTGCCGGTCACCGGCCTGCCGGTGTCGGAACTCGGCCTCGTCCGCCACCGCGACGACACCCGGCCCCCGGTCCGGGCCTTCGCGCGGGCCGTGGTGGAGACGCTGCCCGAGGAGACCGACAACGCGCTGACCGGGTGA
- a CDS encoding EAL domain-containing protein produces the protein MWQRIVQWVPGTAAFARRRAAAEKLALLAAARPARTSVAEQDAVLAWIFAGGDAAHAPAGVPGDDEAGATPPPGGEVVRAVDAVEAADAIDTAGTAGTIDTADTVHSVGTVEHSVGTVDAIGTVNGVGLVDTTTGIADTVGFADTVAEWARTMSANSYLAMTSDELEDELTRFADALAREVSGRGPGEWPAQRIGRELALRLRLTPQSFQDVLELIIPWLETRRGATAGRRSKVIAALAGGFADGARDRVLDEQLRITSAAWAAARRPPLPPPGARLDEAVLDRSPQPGCALAADGTVTHANPALCALLGRPADALVGTHLGDHVVAEGDRAALAAALAEASTGEEPAAGVELALVGAAGAPVARVSAAVEWRADGPAGRFLVLLHDTTVLRAWQRALLPGNDHDEVTMLPDQRNFLHRVQSHLDDARPGTTIGLCALRFRDLNTITRALGPGVRNKVVTTLAARVVAAVAEMPATTVGRLDRDTFGVLLTDPHSWHGVTGTLRRLVDWLSEPMCIDGQELALAPAVGVAEARGDTDAVELLARAGFSLHVGGDRGTPWQAVLPRRAHGDPDEDRVRLLAALPRALEDGEITIAYTPIVRLRDGVVVGAEASAQWHHPDGRVRPADDLVALADEIGLTLPWVPWMLRTVVRQAARWRKALGKAAPRVTVNVPRRFARNGDLVVHVRAALEEAVLPASQLMLSMPESAVVDEHGDPRSHLLDLGGLSVPLALDGLGTEFSRYDTLPKLTLQTVVIPPQLTASLDGSSQEQCRQAVAANLIRIGNELTHEVTVKGITTAAQRDNARRLSAKLGQGLFFGGPLAPQKIQDLLGGVIAV, from the coding sequence ATGTGGCAGCGGATCGTGCAGTGGGTACCCGGCACGGCGGCGTTCGCGCGCCGGCGCGCCGCGGCGGAGAAGCTGGCGCTGCTGGCGGCGGCGCGGCCGGCCCGGACCAGCGTCGCGGAGCAGGACGCGGTGCTGGCGTGGATCTTCGCCGGCGGGGACGCCGCCCATGCGCCGGCCGGCGTGCCCGGCGACGACGAGGCAGGCGCGACGCCACCGCCCGGCGGCGAGGTCGTCCGGGCGGTGGACGCGGTGGAGGCCGCCGACGCCATCGACACCGCCGGAACCGCCGGCACCATCGACACCGCCGACACCGTGCACAGCGTGGGCACCGTGGAGCACAGCGTTGGCACCGTGGACGCCATCGGCACCGTGAACGGCGTTGGCCTGGTGGACACCACCACTGGCATCGCGGACACCGTCGGCTTCGCGGACACCGTGGCCGAGTGGGCGCGCACCATGTCCGCCAACAGCTACCTGGCGATGACCAGCGACGAGCTGGAAGACGAACTCACGCGGTTCGCGGACGCCTTGGCGCGCGAGGTGTCCGGCCGCGGGCCCGGCGAGTGGCCCGCCCAGCGGATCGGGCGGGAGCTGGCGCTGCGGCTGCGGTTGACGCCGCAGTCCTTCCAGGACGTCCTGGAGCTGATCATCCCGTGGCTGGAGACCAGGCGCGGCGCGACCGCGGGCAGGCGGTCGAAGGTGATCGCGGCCCTGGCCGGCGGCTTCGCCGACGGCGCGCGGGACCGGGTCCTGGACGAGCAGCTGCGGATCACCAGCGCGGCGTGGGCGGCGGCGCGCCGACCGCCGCTGCCGCCGCCGGGCGCGCGGCTGGACGAGGCGGTGCTCGACCGGTCGCCGCAGCCGGGGTGCGCGCTGGCGGCGGACGGCACGGTGACCCACGCCAACCCGGCCCTGTGCGCGCTGCTGGGCAGACCCGCCGACGCGCTCGTGGGCACCCACCTCGGCGACCACGTCGTGGCGGAGGGCGATCGCGCGGCGCTGGCCGCCGCGCTGGCGGAGGCGAGCACCGGCGAGGAACCCGCCGCGGGCGTCGAACTCGCCCTCGTGGGCGCCGCCGGCGCGCCCGTCGCCAGGGTGTCCGCGGCGGTGGAGTGGCGCGCCGACGGCCCCGCCGGCCGGTTCCTCGTGCTGCTGCACGACACCACGGTCCTGCGCGCGTGGCAGCGGGCGCTGCTGCCGGGCAACGACCACGACGAGGTGACCATGCTGCCCGACCAGCGGAACTTCCTGCACCGCGTGCAGTCCCACCTGGACGACGCGCGGCCCGGCACCACGATCGGGCTGTGCGCCCTGCGGTTCCGCGACCTCAACACCATCACCCGCGCCCTGGGACCGGGCGTGCGCAACAAGGTGGTCACCACGCTGGCCGCCCGCGTCGTCGCCGCGGTCGCCGAAATGCCCGCCACCACCGTGGGGCGGCTCGACCGCGACACCTTCGGCGTCCTGCTCACCGACCCGCACAGCTGGCACGGCGTCACCGGGACGCTGCGGCGCTTGGTGGACTGGCTGTCGGAGCCGATGTGCATCGACGGCCAGGAGCTGGCCCTGGCACCGGCGGTGGGCGTCGCGGAGGCGCGCGGCGACACCGACGCGGTCGAACTGCTGGCGCGAGCCGGGTTCTCGCTGCACGTCGGCGGCGACCGCGGCACCCCGTGGCAGGCGGTGCTCCCGCGCCGGGCGCACGGCGACCCGGACGAGGACCGCGTGCGCCTGCTCGCCGCGCTGCCCCGCGCGCTGGAGGACGGCGAGATCACCATCGCCTACACGCCCATCGTGCGCCTGCGCGACGGCGTCGTGGTGGGCGCGGAGGCGTCGGCGCAGTGGCACCACCCGGACGGCCGGGTCCGGCCGGCCGACGACCTGGTGGCGCTGGCCGACGAGATCGGCCTGACCCTGCCGTGGGTGCCGTGGATGCTGCGCACGGTGGTCCGGCAGGCGGCCCGGTGGCGCAAGGCGCTGGGCAAGGCCGCGCCGCGCGTCACCGTCAACGTCCCGCGCCGGTTCGCCCGGAACGGCGACCTGGTCGTCCACGTCCGCGCCGCGCTGGAGGAGGCCGTGCTGCCCGCGTCCCAGCTGATGCTGTCGATGCCCGAGTCCGCCGTGGTCGACGAGCACGGTGACCCGCGCAGCCACCTCCTGGACCTGGGCGGGCTGAGCGTGCCCCTCGCGCTGGACGGCCTGGGCACCGAGTTCTCCCGCTACGACACGCTGCCCAAGCTCACCCTCCAGACGGTGGTGATCCCGCCGCAGCTGACCGCCTCGCTGGACGGTTCGTCCCAGGAGCAGTGCCGGCAGGCGGTGGCCGCGAACCTCATCCGGATCGGCAACGAGCTGACCCACGAGGTCACCGTCAAGGGCATCACCACCGCGGCGCAGCGCGACAACGCGCGCCGGCTGTCCGCGAAGTTGGGGCAGGGGTTGTTCTTCGGCGGACCCCTTGCGCCGCAGAAGATCCAGGACCTCCTGGGCGGCGTCATCGCCGTTTGA
- a CDS encoding RNA polymerase sigma factor — protein sequence MIHIPPHDRDDDVAEEFTRFFRAHYDKLRNLIHLKAPYLDAEAIANEAFHQLWAHWRDLDGERWSYLYAVALNGIRDGARNRRRQASPIEPEDWHRAVIAPGWTPEASCLLREVLADVDRLPVHLREALRLNVAGFAAGEIAEMLGCRPHTVSNYLWEARQRLGETNGRTARRGGPGRGDPRRGGHGGQQDRGDA from the coding sequence GTGATCCACATTCCCCCGCACGACCGCGACGACGACGTCGCGGAGGAGTTCACGCGGTTCTTCCGTGCCCACTACGACAAGTTGCGCAACCTGATCCACCTCAAAGCGCCGTACCTGGACGCCGAGGCGATCGCGAACGAAGCGTTCCACCAGCTGTGGGCGCACTGGCGGGACCTCGACGGCGAGCGGTGGAGCTACCTGTACGCGGTGGCCCTCAACGGCATCCGGGACGGCGCGCGGAACCGGCGGCGGCAGGCGTCCCCGATCGAGCCGGAGGACTGGCACCGGGCGGTGATCGCGCCGGGGTGGACCCCGGAGGCGAGCTGCCTGCTGCGGGAGGTGCTCGCGGACGTCGACCGATTACCGGTGCACCTGCGGGAGGCGTTGCGGCTCAACGTGGCCGGGTTCGCCGCGGGGGAGATCGCCGAGATGCTGGGCTGCCGACCCCACACCGTGTCGAACTACCTGTGGGAGGCCCGGCAGCGGTTGGGCGAGACGAACGGCCGGACGGCTCGGCGTGGCGGTCCGGGGCGTGGTGACCCCCGGCGGGGAGGCCACGGGGGACAACAGGACAGGGGTGACGCGTGA